The DNA sequence GGCGCAGACAAGCGGTGTACCGCCTCAACAAACGCGCCGGCGTGCTCTGGCGGCACATCCTGATGGATACCATGGCCAAGGTTAAACACGTGGCCATCGCCTGCGCCGAAACCGGCCAGAATGCTCGCCACCTCCTGTTCAATACGCGCCGCTGGCGCATAGAGCATGGAGGGGTCCATGTTGCCCTGCAAGGCAACCCGGTGGCCGACGCGACGGCGAGCCTCGGCGATATCGGTCGTCCAGTCGAGGCCAAGCGCATCGCAGCCGGTATCGGCCATCGCTTCCAGCCACTGGCCGCCGCCTTTGGTAAACAGCGTCACCGGCACCCGCCGCCCTTCGTGTTCACGTTGCAGGCCATCGACAATTTTGTGCATGTAATGCAGCGAAAACTCGCGGTACGCCGCGCCGCTCAGTGCGCCACCCCAGGTGTCAAAAATCATCACCGCCTGTGCGCCTGAGCGAATTTGGGCATTCAGGTAGAGCGTGACGCTATCAGCCAGTTTATCGAGTAACAGATGCAGGGTTTGCGGTTCGGCAAACATCATTTTTTTGATAACGGTGAACGCTTTACTGCTGCCGCCTTCAACCATATAGGTCGCCAGCGTCCACGGGCTGCCGGAAAAACCGATCAGCGGCACCGCACCGGCCAGATTGCGGCGAATGGTGCGCACCGCATTCATCACGTAACCCAGCTCCTGCTCCGGGTCAGGCACCGGCAGTTTTTCCACATCGGCACGGCATGTCACCGGCGAGGTAAAGCGCGGGCCCTCACCGGCTTCGAAGTAGAGCCCAAGCCCCATCGCATCCGGCACCGTGAGAATGTCGGAAAACAGGATGGCGGCATCAAGCGCATAGCGTCGCAGCGGCTGTAACGTGACTTCACACGCCAATTCCGCATTTTTACACAGCGACATAAAATCGCCCGCCTGCGCTCGGGTCGCCCGATATTCCGGCAGATAACGCCCGGCTTGCCTCATCATCCATACGGGCGTCACATCCACCGGCTGGCGTAATAATGCTCGCAGATAGCGATCATTTTTTAGATCAGTCATGATTTTTTCCTTTATTACGCCTTTCTCAGGCATGATTGCCGCAGGCTCTTGCTCACTGCGCCATGTCGCGGCACAGCACGACGGTGTCTTCAATTAAACGGCGCGCAACCGTACCCGGCGGCGGCAGCTCCGGTAAATCATCGTAGCGAAACCAGCCCGCCGCGCGCAGTTCAGAAGGGTCATGTTTCAGCTCGCCGCCGTCATAGTCCGCCATGAAAGCGGTCATCAGCGAATGGGGAAACGGCCAGGGCTGTGAGCAGACATAGCGCAGGTTCTTGATGCGAATCTGGCTCTCTTCCATCACCTCGCGCATCGCCGCCTGTTCCAGCGTTTCGCCGACTTCAACAAACCCGGCCAGCACGGTATACATATTGCCTTTATGACGCAAATGCTGCGCCAGCAAGATTTTATCGTGATGGCGGATGGCGACAATCACGCAAGGCGCAATCTGTGGGTAGTAGCGCTCTTTACACTGCGGGCACAAGCAGGCCAACTCCTTGGTACTTGCGGTCATCGTATGGCCGCAGTAGCCGCAAAACCGATGTGAGCGATAAAACTCGGCCAGTTGTACCGCGCGCCCGGCTAATTGAAACAGACCGGCATCCTGGCTGAGTAACTGGCGCACCGACCCCATCTCCCGCGCCCGCTCTTGCAGTACCAGCCACACCGGTTCACCCTGCCACTCGCCAACCTGACGCGCCGTACACTGCTGTAACTGCCACTGCGCTGCCGTGCCCTGCGGCAACTCGCCTTGCGGCAGCCATATCTGATGCTGGTGATACACTACCCACCAGCCCTGTTCATCACCTTTCAGCGCTACGTCCATCTTTCTTTATCACTCCCGCTGATGACCCGGTTTCACGTTTGATCCGGTTTCGCTCTCAATGCGTTTTACTCTCAACCCATTTGATTATCAAAACAACCGGGCTGAATTGCCGTGTGCCGCCATTATCCGGCGAGGTGAAAACCTTGGCAATGCGCTCACGCGCGGATATCCCGCCGCCTCACCATTGACGGTGCCGTGTATTGACGGCGCACCGTGACACGGCATAGAGTGTCACTGTTTTTGATGGCCCCATCCGGGGCAAATCTTGTCGGAGTGCCTAGCGCGCCTTGTGGCGAGCAGGCTGAGACCGTTAATTCGGGATCCGCGGAACCTGATCAGGTTAATACCTGCGAAGGGAACAAGAGTAACCACATTGCCTGCCACGGGCTGCCCTTCCAGGCCGCCGCTGTAACCGTAAACGCGCCACGTTGCGGTCGCATGTGGATGAGCATCCGGCTATTACTCCCTGCGAGCTCCAGACAAGCAAATTTTCCTTTAATCAACAGGAACTTGCTATGTCTACAGAACCAACGTCACCTACAGAACCAACTTCGTCTACAGCATCGCGTGTTCTCACAGAACAAACCGCACCCGGTCGCCGAGAACAGCGCGCCGCCGCCCAGCAGTTTATCGCCTCGCTGCGCGGCTCAACCTTTCCTAATTCGCAACGCATTTATCTGACCGGCTCGCGCCCGGACATTCGCGTACCGATGCGGGAGATCCGCTTAAGTCCGACGTTGACAGGCGGCAGCCGTGATAACCCGCACTATGAGCCCAACGAAGCCGTGCCGGTGTATGACACCGCCGGGCCGTATGGCGACCCGGCCATCACCCCCGATGTCCACCGTGGGCTGGCGGCATTGCGCGCCGACTGGATTGCCGAACGCGGCGACACCGAGCCCCTGGCGCACGCCAGCTCCGGTTTCACCCAACAGCGGCTGGCGGATATCGGCCTTGATCATCTGCGTTTTGACCCTCTGACCAAACCGCTGCGCGCCAAAACCGGCCAGTGCGTCACCCAACTGCACTACGCGCGGCGCGGCATTATCACGCCGGAAATGGAATTTATCGCCATCCGTGAAAACATGGGGCGCGAGCGTATTCGCAGCGCCGTGCTGCGCCAGCAGCATCCCGGCCACCACTTTGGCGCTCGCTTGCCAGAGAACATCACGCCAGAGTTCGTGCGCGAGGAAGTGGCCGCCGGGCGCGCGATTATTCCGGCTAACATCAATCACCCGGAATCGGAGCCGATGATTATTGGCCGCAATTTTCTGGTCAAAGTGAACGCCAATATCGGTAACTCTTCGGTCAGTTCCTCGATTGAGGAAGAAGTGGAAAAACTGGTCTGGGCCACGCGCTGGGGCGCAGACACAGTGATGGATCTCTCGACCGGGCGTTATATCCATGAAACCCGCGAATGGATTTTGCGCAACAGCCCGGTGCCGATCGGCACAGTGCCGATTTATCAGGCGCTGGAAAAGGTCAATGGTATTGCGGAAAACCTCACCTGGGAATTGTTCCGCGACACCTTACTCGAGCAGGCCGAACAAGGGGTGGATTACTTCACCATTCACGCCGGTGTACTGCTGCGTTACGTCCCGATGACCGCCAAACGCCTGACCGGTATTGTCTCGCGCGGCGGTTCCATCATGGCGAAATGGTGCCTGTCGCACCATCAGGAGAACTTCCTCTACCAGCATTTCCGCGAAATTTGCGAAATCTGCGCCGCCTATGACGTCGCGCTGTCGCTGGGCGATGGCCTGCGCCCCGGCTCGATTCAGGATGCCAACGACGAGGCGCAGTTTGCCGAGCTGCACACGCTGGGCGAGTTAACCAAAATCGCCTGGGAATACGACGTGCAGGTGATGATAGAAGGCCCCGGTCATGTGCCGATGCAGATGATCCAACGCAATATGACCGAAGAGCTGGAACACTGCCACGAAGCGCCGTTCTACACGCTGGGTCCACTCACCACCGACATCGCCCCCGGCTACGACCATTTCACCTCCGGCATTGGCGCGGCGATGATAGGCTGGTTCGGCTGCGCCATGCTGTGCTACGTCACGCCGAAAGAACATTTGGGGCTGCCGAACAAACACGATGTCAAACAAGGGCTGATCGCTTACAAGATCGCCGCTCACGCCGCTGATTTAGCCAAAGGCCACCCCGGTGCGCAAATCCGCGATAACGCCATGTCCAAGGCGCGCTTTGAATTCCGCTGGGAAGACCAGTTTAATCTGGCGCTCGACCCGGAAACCGCCCGTGCCTACCACGATGAAACCCTGCCGCAGGAATCCGGCAAGGTGGCGCATTTCTGCTCGATGTGCGGGCCAAAATTCTGCTCGATGAAAATAACGCAGGAAGTGCGCGACTACGCCGCCCGCCAGCAAACGCAATCGATAGACGTCGGCATGGCAAACATGTCCGCCGAATTTCGCGCCCGTGGCAGCGAGCTGTACCACAGTGCCGCCGCGACCAGCCTGCCGCAGGAGGAGCGTTGATGAGCCGCGCGTTTCCCGCCACGGATGCCCGACTGGGGCTTTATCCGGTGGTCGATAGCGTGGTGTGGATTGAGCGCCTGCTGGATGCAGGCGTGCGAACCCTCCAGTTGCGTATCAAAGGCCTGCCAGCGGAGCAGGCCGAGCCTGACATTATCCGGGCGATTGCGCTGGGCCACCGGTATCAGGCCCGGCTGTTTATCAATGATTACTGGCAACTGGCGGTGAAGCATCAGGCATATGGCGTACACCTAGGGCAGGAGGATCTCGACACCGCCGATCTGGACGCGATTCGCGCCGCCGGGCTGCGGCTGGGTGTTTCCACCCATGACGACGCCGAACTGGCGCGCGCTATCGCCATCCAGCCCTCTTACATTGCGCTCGGCCACATTTTTCCCACCCAAACCAAAGTGATGCCCTCCGCGCCGCAAGGGGTGGCTGCGCTCACGCGGCAGGTACAGCAACTGGCGGGGCGTATTCCCTGCGTCGCTATCGGCGGCATCAGCCTTGAGCGAGTGCCCGAGGTGCTGGCCAGCGGTGTAGGCAGCATCGCCGTGGTCAGCGCCATCACACAGGCCGCTGACTGGCGTGCCGCTACCGCCACGCTGCGGCATTTAATTGACGGCAAGGAGACCGCCGATGCTCGATGACAATGCTTTTATGCGCTACAGCCGCCAGCTGTTACTGGAAGATATCGGTCAGGACGGGCAGCAAAAACTGGCGGCCGCCCGTGTGCTGTTGGTCGGGCTGGGCGGGCTGGGTTCACCGGCGGCGCTCTATCTGGCCGCCGCTGGCGTTGGCACGCTCACGCTTGCCGACCACGACACGCTGCACCTCTCTAATCTGCAACGCCAAATCCTCTATCGCAGCGCTGACGTGGAGAGCGCCAAAGCAGTGCTGGCGCAGCATGCGCTGCAAGCCCTGAATCCGTTAGTGACAACCCTCGCACTGACCACCCGGCTTGCCGGTGACTCACTTGAGAACGCCGTCGCACAGGCCGATTTGGTGCTGGATTGCTGTGACAACATGGCCACCCGCCATGCGGTTAACGCCGCCTGTGTCGCCGCGCAAAAACCGCTCATCAGCGCCAGCGCCGTAGGGTTTAGCGGCCAGTTGCTGGTGTTGACGCCCCCGTTTCGGCACGGCTGCTACGCCTGCCTCTACCCGGACGCTGACGAACCGCAGCGCAACTGCCGCACGGCGGGCGTGCTCGGCCCGGTCGTCGGCGTAATGGGCACGCTACAGGCGCTGGAGGCCATCAAGTTGTTGTGCGGCCTCCCCTCGCCGCTGGACGGCAAATTACGGCTGTTCGAGGCACGCCAGCAGCAGTGGCACACGCTGCAATTAACGCGCACCCCGGCGTGCCCGGTCTGCGGAGGCGCACATGCACATTCGGCTTAATGACGATGCCCTCACGCTGCCAGACGGCCTAACCGTACAACAGTTACTCGAGCGCCTGGATCGCCTGCAAGCGGGCACGGCGCTGGCTATCAATCACACCATTATTCCCCGTGCTGACTGGGCTCATCACCCGGTGCAGGACGGCGATGACATTTTGCTGTTCCAGGCGATTGCAGGAGGCTGACATGCTACAGATTGCCGAGTACCCTATTTACCTCACGGCTGTTTACCGGCACCGGAAAATTCGCCAATGCATCGCTGATGCAAGAAGCTCTGCGCGCCAGCGGCACGCAACTGGTGACGATGGCGATGAAACGGGTGGATTTAAAAGGCGGCAGCGATGCCATTCTGGCTCCGCTGCGTGAGCTCGGCGTGCGCTTACTGCCAAATACCTCAGGGGCGAAAACCGCTGATGAAGCGCTCTTCGCCGCCCGGCTGGCGCGCGAGGCGCTCGGCACGTCGTGGATAAAACTGGAAATCCACCCGGACATGAAATACCTGCTGCCCGATGCCGTCGAAACCCTGAAAGCGGCGGAACAACTGGTGAAAGAGGGTTTCGTGGTGCTGCCCTATTGCAGCGCCGATCCGGTGCTGTGCAAGCGGCTTGAAGAAGCAGGCTGCGCCGCCGTGATGCCGCTGGGTGCGCCGATTGGCTCGAATCAGGGGCTACAGACGCGGGATTTTCTGCGCATTATTATCGAGCAGGCGCGGGTGCCGGTGGTGGTCGATGCCGGTATCGGCGCGCCCAGCCACGCGGCGCACGCGCTGGAGCTGGGCGCGGATGCGGTGCTGGTCAACACTGCTATCGCCGTGGCGCGCGACCCGGTGCAGATGGCGCACGCCTTCCGGCTGGCGGTCGAGGCCGGTGCGCTGGCGCAACACGCGGGGCTGGGCCGCCGCCAGGCCACAGCCTGCGCCACCAGCCCGCTGACCGGTTTTCTGCGCCAGACGGAGGTGATGCGCTGATGAATGCTTACCTGCAACCGCCGTCATTTACACATGACTGGCAACGCCTTGATTGGCATGAGCTGAGTCTGCGCATCAACAGTAAAAACGACGCCGACGTCGAGCGCGCGCTCAATGCACAGACGCTGACCCGCGATGACATGATGGCGTTGCTCTCGCCCGCCGCCAGCCGCTGGCTGGAACCGCTGGCACAGCGGGCACAGCAGTTGACGCGCCAGCGCTTTGGCAACGCCGTCAGCCTGTATGTGCCGCTGTATCTCTCCAACCTGTGCGCCAACGATTGCACTTACTGTGGCTTCTCGATGAGCAACCACCTTAAGCGCAAAACGCTCAATCAACAGGAGGTGTTACGCGAGTGCGAGGCCATCAAAGCCCTGGGGTTTGACAGCCTGTTGCTGGTGACAGGCGAACACCAGCGTAAAGTCGGCATGGATTATTTCCGCCAGATGCTGCCGCTGATCCGCCCGCATTTCAGTGCGCTGATGATGGAGGTACAGCCGCTATCGCAGGCCGATTACGCCGAGCTAAAAACCCTGGGGCTCGATGGCGTGATGGTGTATCAGGAAACCTATCATTCACCTACGTACGCCCGTCACCACCTGCGCGGCCATAAACAGGACTTCACCTGGCGGCTGGAAACGCCAGACAGACTGGGGCAAGCGGGTATCGATAAAATCGGGCTGGGGGCGCTTATCGGCTTATCGGATAGCTGGCGCACCGACTGTTATATGCTGGCCGAGCACCTGCTCTACTTACAGCAAACCTACTGGCAGAGCCGTTACTCCGTCTCTTTTCCGCGCCTGCGCCCGTGTGCTGGCGGCATCGAACCCGCCTCGCTGATGGATGAAGCGCAACTGATGCAGGTCATCTGCGCGTTCCGGCTGCTGGCACCGGAGGTGGAATTGTCACTTTCTACGCGTGAGTCGCCCCATTTCCGCGACCACATGATCCCGATTGCCATCAACAACGTCAGCGCCTTTTCCAAAACCCAGCCGGGCGGTTACGCCGAGGCTCGCCCGGAGCTCGAGCAATTCACCCCGCACGATGAGCGCACCCCGCACGCGGTGGCGCAAGCCCTTAGCCAATCAGGACTACAGCCAGTCTGGAAGGACTGGGACAGTTATCTGGGCAGAGCGGCAACCTAAACAGCCCGCCGCCTGGTTTATGGCATCCGCACCAGTACGCGCCAGCGCGCGGCTGGTGTTGCCATGCTTGTCATGCACGTATTGTTGCCATGCATTCATGTATCTATTATCTGTTGCGCGCATTACGCGCCTGCCGAGAGCTGCTGCTCAACCGCTGCGCCAATCGCGGCCACCGCCTGTTCAATGGCCGGTGTCATGGGCATGGCATAGCTCAGGCGCAAACAGTGGCGATACTTGCCGGAGGCACAAAACAGCGACCCTTCCGCCACATAGATATTGTGCGCTTTCATCTGCTGGCAAAGGGCAACGGCGTCAAAGGCAGGCGGCATTTCCACCCATAACACAAACCCACCCTGTGGCCGACTGACGCAAATCGTTTCGGGAAAGTAGCGCCGCACCCAGCCGGAAAACAGCGCCAGATTACGCTGGTAGAGCATGCGCATTCGTCTCAAATGGGGTAAGTAGTGCCCCTGCGCGATAAACTCCGCTACCGCAAGCTGCGTGCTCGACACGCTCGAACCGGTGCTGGTGTATTTCATGTGCAGCACCCGGTCGCGATAACGCCCCGGCACCACCCAGCCCACACGCACCCGCCGGCGCCAGCGTTTTAGAAAATGAACTGCACAACAACACACGGCCATCGCGGTCAGCGGACTTTAGCGTGGCAGGTCGCGGGTACTCGTACGCCAGCTCGCCATACACATCATCTTCGATAATGGCGATGTCATAACGCTGCGCCAGTGTTAACAGCGCCCGTTTACGTTCGGGCGGCATCATAAAGCCGAGGGGGTTATTGCAATGCGGCACGGTGATCACCGCCTTGACCGGCCATTGTTCCAGCACCAGCTCCAGCGCGTCCAGATTGATGCCGGTGGTAAAATCTGTCGGAATCTCAATGACTTTTATGTTTAACCCACACAGTATCTGCAAAATTCCGTGAAAAACCGGCGACTCAACCGCAATGATATCGCCCGATTGTGCGACAGCGCGCACCGCGACAGACAGCGCCTCGGTACATCCCGTTGTCACCACAATATCCTCGGCCTGAAGCTGGCAGCCGCTATCGACCATCAGGCGGGCTATCTGCTCGCGCAGTGGCACTGAGCCCGCCAGGTTGTCGTAACTCAGCGCCGCCTCTTGCTGCTTCTGGCCAATGCGCTGCAACTGTTTCCACAGCGGCTTAAGCGTACTTTGCGTGAGATCCGGCGAGCTGCCGCCTAAGGAAAGTACGTCCGGGTCTTGCCGTGCGCTCACCAGTTCTAACACCGCGCCCCATTTTTTCACCTCTACCGGACGCTGCACAGGCCGGGTCATCGAGGGTATTGGCGGCTCGGCTTTACGCGAACGCACGAAATAGCCCGAGCGCGGCAGCGGCACAATCAACTGCTGTTGCTCAAGGCGATAATAAGCCTGCTGTACGGTACTGATACTCACGCCATGCTCCTGGCTAAGTGTACGTACCGAAGGCAAACGCTCGCCGCCACGATACAACCCTTGCTCAATACGCTGCGCCAGCAAGTCAGCCAAATACTGATATCGCGTCATCGTCTGCTGCCCCTTTGATTAGCTACGGTTTATCCATTCCAGCCATTCCAGCATGCTGCCGGTTGGTGCGGCCGCTCCCGACCATACAGTTTACCGATAAAATCGGCATTCAGAGGGTAATAACGGGCATCTGTATGAAAAACAAATCCTGATCCTGCCTCTAAAACAATACAGAAACCTCGGTCATGCTATCAGCCATGGATCACCTGAGGAGAACGCCCATGACACGCACTATTGCTACCGCGATCGTCTCTGCGATTACGCCTGTCCGCCGGTTATTACAACACGCCTGCCAATACTGGCAAGGCCGATACCAGCAAAGACAGACACGACATATCCTGAATAGCTTGACTGATCATCAGCTTAAAGACATTGGGCTGACGCGCGAAACAATTCAGTTGCGTTATTCAAACGGCGCGAAGAGAGCGAGGGCCTCCGCGATAGTGAATCACCACACCATCTGTCAGACCTCTTTAAACCATAAAGCAGACTGCCGGAACAGTGACAGATAGCACCGGAAAGGCTCATTCAGGGGCCCTGACCTCACTATCTGTATTTTTTAAAAGTTACTTTTTCTCTCTGTATCGAAAGGGGAGAAGCCTGAAATAACGCGGAAGAAGGAAGCCATGATGACGCACTCACGCTTTCAATCGGGAAAAAAACACGGGCTACTCCAGCGCGTCAGCCAATGCTGGCAGCGCTGGCGTCAGCGCTGCCAGGCGCGGAAGACATTGCAACGCCTGAACAATAACCAACTGGAAGATATCGGATTGACGCGTCGGGACGTGGATTCGTTGCGTTAACCGCTGCAACCGGGCGCAGAGAGCGGCGGGAAAACGTGCTGGTCGGGAACACGAGCGAAGCGTATCGCAAAAAAAATGTCATCGCGCCATGAGCCGGACGATAGATTGCGCGCCGCTACGCACCGTGCGACACGGCGGGTCGCACGCCCAGCCCTTGCGCATTAGAGTGGCGGTGCTGATACAGCCAGAGCCTGCGCCTTCCATCGGCTCTGCCGCCACCCAGCCAGCATGGATGCAAAAAGGCGTGCTGACTGTCACCTCGTGTCGGGCTACTCGGTCGGGTAGCCCGGCATCGCCCAGACCGAAGGCCAGTCTTTTCTCCTGGCACAGATATTGGAAAATCGATAGTCCACTGGCTGGAAAGTGCTACCGTCAAACATCCATCTCGCGCTTTCACCAAGATTACAGACCGTGTTCCCTTGAACTGTATGAGACAATATTCCGGTTTTCTCGTCATACTCAACATTCATAAGTGTCGTAGCCGTGTCCGCCATGTTAACCAGCACATTTTTGTCCCAGTCAAAAATCAGTAGCGTTAACAAGCTGGCTGCCTGTGGGCGAAGTTGTGAGGTAATGAAGAGCTCATTACTGATCTGGATTGCCCCAGGAGGGCATGTAAAGATCACTAACGCCAACTCGCGGGTTAATGCGATGGCTCTTGGATTTGCAGTTATGTTTTTATCGCGTTGATCACAATGTGCATTTTCTAATTTATCCTTCTGCGCCTCGCCGACCGCAGCCGCCAATGCGACCGCATCACTCAGCGGTGATGGCTGACGATAGGTAATGTCAACCTGTTGCCCGGTAGGCACTGGCGGGACCTGCGAAACCTCGCCTTCACCGACATTCAGCAACGCACTGCGGTTCTTTAACCGGCCTTGCCGCTCATCCGCCAGTAGCAGCGCCGCACTCAGGCCATTTAGCGACACCACATCTCCATCCTCAACTTCCTGAGTAGTGGGCTGTTCAACCAACGCCAATTGCTGCGCGTTTCTCGCCGCCTGAATAAACCGTTGAATTACCTCTAACCTGGTGGTATAGCGATAGAACTTGCCATCACTATCGGATTCGTTATCAATCTGCCAGTCGGCGGCATCAAGCGGAAACGGCGTGCCGTCCAGATAGACGGCCTGCTGATCGGGTTTTAACAGGATGGACAGGGAAATCTTTCCTGAAGCACCTGCATCACGCTTGAGGATCACATATTGATAACCGTCTCTCTCAGAGTAATTATTGAGCTGACAGGTATTCAAGTTGTTACACGTCACTTGCCAATCTTTAAATTCTTTCTGTACCGGAACAAGATACCCTAGAATTTTAGCCTCTGCCGCGCAGGCGCTACCAGACAGCAACGACAGCACCACACCCCAAAACAGGCTTTTCAAAAATTGCATATCCATATCCCTTCAAATCACGGCTCCACTACTCGCAAAACGTGATGATCCTTTAAGAGGTAGATAACGATAGGAAAAAAGGGGCTACATAAAAAATAGCCCACAACAACATCGTGTCGGGCTACTCGGTCGGGTAGCCCGGCATCGCCCAGACCGAAGGCCAATCTCCCGGTTGCCCACCGTTACATTCCGGTTGATAGTTATAGGCGACCAGTTGAAAAGTCTTACCATCAAATACCCATTGCCCGCTCTCGCCGCAGTCAGCAATGCCACGGCCTTTCACCGAGTGATACAACATGCCGCTTTCCGGGTCATAATCGGCTTCGGTAAACCAGCGAATCTTCTCTTCACGGCTGTTCAACGGGCGGATAGGCCTGGTCAGCTCCAGCAATTGCGCGGCCTGCGGGTTATTACGCGGCGTAATAAACAGCAGGCTGGAGGATTGATACGCGCCTACGCCACAGTTGAGCATCACCAGCGCCAGATCATGCGTCAGCGGCTCGACTTCGCTTAACTGGCGGGCTTCTTTGCTCAACCCGCAATCTTCCTCTTCCAGCAGCGTTTTTTTCGCCTTGATCACCGCATTAATCAAGGCCTTACCATTGGTTAACGGCGGTGGTTGGGTATAGGCGGGGTGAATCTCTTGTCCTATCGGCGCAGCGGGAACCTGTGATACATCGCCATTGCCCACTTTCAGCAACGCACTGCGGTTATCCAACCGTCCCTGACGCTCATCCACAAATAGCAGTGCCGCATTGAGTCCATTCAGTGAAATCGACTCATCCTGATTACTTCCTTGCGCGCTCGCCTCGGAGAGCGTCAGGCGCTTGGCATTTTTCGCCGCCTGAACAAATTGCTGGATGACATCCAGTTGCTCGGTATGAACATAGAATGCGCCTTCTTCCTCATCCGTCTGCCAGGCGGGTTGAGCGAGGGCAAAACGCGCGTCGTCGAGATACAACGCCTGGCGCTTATCCGCCAGATCAAAATCCAGCGAGATCTTCCCCTGCGCCCCCGCCTCACGTTTGAGCGTCACGCGCAAGTAGGGGTCGTTATTCCTGATGTCGCAGTCATTGAGGTTATTGCAGGTCACTTGCCAGTGCCTGAACACTTTCTGCACCGGTGCTGGATAACCCGCAGGCATTTCACCGGCGCTGAACGCACTCGCGGACAGCATGCCCAGCACCATGCCTGAAAGTATGATGTTAAATCGCATCGGATATTCCTTATAAGACACCCATGCTGATGTTATAGCGCACATTATATCACCCGCACGTCTCTCCCATTCACATCACAGCCCACTGTAGCAGAGACGGCCACCCTTCTTTTTAAACCGTTACCGACATCAAAGAAAGACAAGGAAGTGAAATAAGAGGATAAAAAAAACCGCACCTTTGACAAGGCGCGGTTTTTTCATTTATAGCCCGTTACAGGATAGCCTGTTACGTGACAGCCTGTAACGGCGGCGTGACCAACGATTACTCGTCGTCGCTACCACCCAGACCGGCATTCAGCAACTCGGCCAGGTTAGCAGAGGCTTCCTCTGCGCTCACCTGAGGAGCTGACTGCACTTCGCCCGCCTGACGGCGACGCATGCGATCCTGATGATACGCATAACCCGTACCGGCCGGAATCAGACGACCGACGATGACGTTCTCTTTCAGGCCACGCAGTTCATCACGTTTACCGGCAACGGCTGCTTCCGTCAACACGCGCGTCGTTTCCTGGAACGATGCCGCAGAGATGAAGGATTCGGTAGCCAGCGACGCTTTGGTGATACCCAGCAGGTCGCGGCTGTAAGTTGCCGAGATCTTGCCGTCTGCTTCCAACTGACGGTTCGCTATCTTGATGCGTGACATCTCGACCTGCTCACCTTCCAGGAACTCAGAGCTGCCTGGGTTAACGATGGTGCCTTTACGCAACATCTGACGAACGATAACTTCGATGTGTTTATCGTTAATCTTAACGCCCTGCAAGCGGTAAACTTCCTGCACTTCGTTGGTGATGTAACGCGTCACCGCGTGAACACCACGCAGGCGCAGAATGTCATGCGGAGATTCTGGGCCGTCGGAAATCACGTCACCGCGTTCCACACGTTCGCCTTCGAACACGTTAAGCTGACGCCATTTCGGGATCATCTCTTCGTACGGATCGCTGCCATCAACCGGCGTGATCACCAGACGACGCTTGCCTTTGGTCTCTTTACCGAACGATACCACGCCGCTGATTTCAGCCAGGATAGCAGGCTCTTTCGGACGACGGGCTTCGAACAGA is a window from the Dickeya lacustris genome containing:
- a CDS encoding thiazole synthase; translated protein: MPSTLFTSRLFTGTGKFANASLMQEALRASGTQLVTMAMKRVDLKGGSDAILAPLRELGVRLLPNTSGAKTADEALFAARLAREALGTSWIKLEIHPDMKYLLPDAVETLKAAEQLVKEGFVVLPYCSADPVLCKRLEEAGCAAVMPLGAPIGSNQGLQTRDFLRIIIEQARVPVVVDAGIGAPSHAAHALELGADAVLVNTAIAVARDPVQMAHAFRLAVEAGALAQHAGLGRRQATACATSPLTGFLRQTEVMR
- the thiH gene encoding 2-iminoacetate synthase ThiH, which encodes MNAYLQPPSFTHDWQRLDWHELSLRINSKNDADVERALNAQTLTRDDMMALLSPAASRWLEPLAQRAQQLTRQRFGNAVSLYVPLYLSNLCANDCTYCGFSMSNHLKRKTLNQQEVLRECEAIKALGFDSLLLVTGEHQRKVGMDYFRQMLPLIRPHFSALMMEVQPLSQADYAELKTLGLDGVMVYQETYHSPTYARHHLRGHKQDFTWRLETPDRLGQAGIDKIGLGALIGLSDSWRTDCYMLAEHLLYLQQTYWQSRYSVSFPRLRPCAGGIEPASLMDEAQLMQVICAFRLLAPEVELSLSTRESPHFRDHMIPIAINNVSAFSKTQPGGYAEARPELEQFTPHDERTPHAVAQALSQSGLQPVWKDWDSYLGRAAT
- a CDS encoding DUF1127 domain-containing protein produces the protein MTRTIATAIVSAITPVRRLLQHACQYWQGRYQQRQTRHILNSLTDHQLKDIGLTRETIQLRYSNGAKRARASAIVNHHTICQTSLNHKADCRNSDR
- a CDS encoding DUF1127 domain-containing protein, encoding MMTHSRFQSGKKHGLLQRVSQCWQRWRQRCQARKTLQRLNNNQLEDIGLTRRDVDSLR
- a CDS encoding DUF1176 domain-containing protein, encoding MQFLKSLFWGVVLSLLSGSACAAEAKILGYLVPVQKEFKDWQVTCNNLNTCQLNNYSERDGYQYVILKRDAGASGKISLSILLKPDQQAVYLDGTPFPLDAADWQIDNESDSDGKFYRYTTRLEVIQRFIQAARNAQQLALVEQPTTQEVEDGDVVSLNGLSAALLLADERQGRLKNRSALLNVGEGEVSQVPPVPTGQQVDITYRQPSPLSDAVALAAAVGEAQKDKLENAHCDQRDKNITANPRAIALTRELALVIFTCPPGAIQISNELFITSQLRPQAASLLTLLIFDWDKNVLVNMADTATTLMNVEYDEKTGILSHTVQGNTVCNLGESARWMFDGSTFQPVDYRFSNICARRKDWPSVWAMPGYPTE
- a CDS encoding DUF1176 domain-containing protein, giving the protein MRFNIILSGMVLGMLSASAFSAGEMPAGYPAPVQKVFRHWQVTCNNLNDCDIRNNDPYLRVTLKREAGAQGKISLDFDLADKRQALYLDDARFALAQPAWQTDEEEGAFYVHTEQLDVIQQFVQAAKNAKRLTLSEASAQGSNQDESISLNGLNAALLFVDERQGRLDNRSALLKVGNGDVSQVPAAPIGQEIHPAYTQPPPLTNGKALINAVIKAKKTLLEEEDCGLSKEARQLSEVEPLTHDLALVMLNCGVGAYQSSSLLFITPRNNPQAAQLLELTRPIRPLNSREEKIRWFTEADYDPESGMLYHSVKGRGIADCGESGQWVFDGKTFQLVAYNYQPECNGGQPGDWPSVWAMPGYPTE